A window of Xyrauchen texanus isolate HMW12.3.18 chromosome 10, RBS_HiC_50CHRs, whole genome shotgun sequence contains these coding sequences:
- the LOC127650462 gene encoding cilia- and flagella-associated protein 20 isoform X2: protein MFKNTFQSGFLSILYSIGSKPLQIWDKKVRNGHIKRITDNDIQSLVLEVEGTNVSTTYITCPADPKKTLGIKLPFLVMIIKNLKKYFTFEVQVLDDKNVRRRFRASNYQSTTRVKPFICTMPMRLDDGWNQIQFNLSDFTRRAYGTNYIETLRVQIHANCRIRRVYFSDRLYSEDELPAEFKLYLPVQNKAK from the exons ATGTTCAAAAATACCTTCCAGAGTGGATTTCTGTCCATTCTCTACAGCATCGGTAGTAAACCTCTTCAGATATGGGACAAAAAG GTCAGAAATGGACACATAAAACGCATCACAGACAATGACATTCAGTCTTTAGTGCTTGAAGTGGAGGGGACCAATGTGAG CACCACATACATCACATGTCCAGCCGACCCAAAGAAGACCCTCGGCATCAAACTCCCGTTCCTCGTCATGATCATCAAGAATCTCAAGAAGTATTTCACATTCGAAGTTCAG GTTCTGGATGATAAGAATGTCCGACGGCGATTTCGGGCGAGTAACTATCAGAGCACGACACGTGTGAAGCCCTTCATCTGTACGATGCCCATGAGACTGGACGACGGCTGGAATCAGATCCAGTTCAACCTGTCAGATTTTACGCGGAGAGCGTACGGCACCAATTACATCGAGACTCTGCGAGTGCAG ATTCATGCAAACTGTCGCATAAGAAGAGTTTACTTCTCTGACCGGCTGTACTCGGAGGACGAGCTCCCGGCTGAATTTAAACTCTATTTACCAGTACAAAACAAAGCAAAG TGA
- the LOC127650462 gene encoding cilia- and flagella-associated protein 20 isoform X1, with translation MFKNTFQSGFLSILYSIGSKPLQIWDKKVRNGHIKRITDNDIQSLVLEVEGTNVSTTYITCPADPKKTLGIKLPFLVMIIKNLKKYFTFEVQVLDDKNVRRRFRASNYQSTTRVKPFICTMPMRLDDGWNQIQFNLSDFTRRAYGTNYIETLRVQIHANCRIRRVYFSDRLYSEDELPAEFKLYLPVQNKAKQ, from the exons ATGTTCAAAAATACCTTCCAGAGTGGATTTCTGTCCATTCTCTACAGCATCGGTAGTAAACCTCTTCAGATATGGGACAAAAAG GTCAGAAATGGACACATAAAACGCATCACAGACAATGACATTCAGTCTTTAGTGCTTGAAGTGGAGGGGACCAATGTGAG CACCACATACATCACATGTCCAGCCGACCCAAAGAAGACCCTCGGCATCAAACTCCCGTTCCTCGTCATGATCATCAAGAATCTCAAGAAGTATTTCACATTCGAAGTTCAG GTTCTGGATGATAAGAATGTCCGACGGCGATTTCGGGCGAGTAACTATCAGAGCACGACACGTGTGAAGCCCTTCATCTGTACGATGCCCATGAGACTGGACGACGGCTGGAATCAGATCCAGTTCAACCTGTCAGATTTTACGCGGAGAGCGTACGGCACCAATTACATCGAGACTCTGCGAGTGCAG ATTCATGCAAACTGTCGCATAAGAAGAGTTTACTTCTCTGACCGGCTGTACTCGGAGGACGAGCTCCCGGCTGAATTTAAACTCTATTTACCAGTACAAAACAAAGCAAAG CAGTGA